The Streptomyces collinus DNA segment GCATCTCGGTCGCACCGGCCTTCGTGTGTCCCGGATCGGGCTCGGCACCCTGACCTGGGGGCGGGGCACCGACGAGCACGACGCCGCGGACCTCATGAAGACGTTCTGGGAAGCGGGCGGAACCCTCGTCGACACCGCGGACGTGTACGGCGACGGGGACGCCGAGTACCTGCTCGGCAGGCTCATGGACGGCCTGGTGCCCCGCCGTGACCTGGTCATCTCGACCAAGGCCGGCAGCATCCCGGACCCCGAGCGCCGCTTCGACGGCTCCCGAGGCCATCTGCTCTCCGCACTGGACGGTTCGCTCTCCCGGCTCGGCACGGACTACGTCGACCTGTGGCACGTGCACGCGTTCGACCCGGACACCCCGCTGGAGGAGACCCTCCAGGCTCTCGACCTCGCGGTCTCCAGCGGGCGGGCCCGCTATGCCGCCGTCTCCAACTTCTGCGGCTGGCAGCTGGCCAGTGCCGCGACCTGGCAGCTGGCCGCCCCCGGAACCCGGACCCGGCTGGCCGGTACGCAGCTGGAGTACTCCCTGCTGCAGCGCGGTGTCGAGCGCGAGGTGCTGCCGGCCGCGCTGGAACTGGGCATAGGCCTGCTGCCGTCCTCGCCGCTGGGGCGCGGGGTACTGACGGGGAAGTACCGCGGCGACACGATGCCGCCGGACTCGCGCGGCGCCTCCGAGCACCTCGCGCCGTTCGTCGCGCCGTACCTCGACGACACGGCCGGCCGCATCGTGGACGCCGTGGCGACCGCGGCCGACGGGCTCGCGGTGACGCCGCTCCAGGTGGCCCTGGCGTGGGTCCGCGACCGGCCCGGGGTGGCGGCGCCGATCGTCGGCGCGCGCAACGCGCAGCAGCTCACGGCGGCATTGTCAGTGGAGACCCTTAGTCTTCCTGACGAGATCTGCCGGGCGCTCGACGATGTGTCGGCGCCTGTGCACCGCTATCCCGATCACGACTGGAGCACGCTGTGAGCACGGAGCCCGAGACCACGGAGGACGCCGAGCCGGGGCTGCCGGGCGCCGAGAACACATCGGCCGGTGGGACCGGGGCCGGGGGTGGTGAGATCAGGGATGGTGAGACCGGGGGTGGTGAGACCGGCGCCGGGCGACCGGCCTCGGAGGAGGAAGCCCCAGCCGACACGGGGCAGGCGGCCGACCTGGAGAACGCCCCGGCCGACACCCGGCAGGCGGCCTCGGCGGAGGGAGACCCAGCCGGCCCCAGGCAGGCGGCAGGCCCGGAGAACGCCCCGGCGGCCGAAACCGGACAGGCGGCCTCGGAGGAGGGGTCCCCGGCCAGCACCGGACAGGCCGCCGACGCCGAGGGCGGTGACGCCGGAACCCCGCAGGTGTCCGAGGCCGAGGCCGAGTTGCGGGCCCAGCAGGCCGAGCGGGAGCGCATCGAGCAGCGCAAGGCCGAGAAGAAGGCGCCGATCGCGAGCGGCACCAAGCTGAGCGGAAAGGCCGCCGATCTGCTGGCGGCCGTACGGGCCGTCGAGAGCGGCGAGAAGCCCTCGGCGACGGTGTTCGAAGAGCCTCGCCCCGCTCCCCGCCGCTCCGCCCCCGAGCCGGAGCGGCGACCGCGGCCGGTGGCGCCCGAGCCCGTCTCGGCGCCGGCCGGCCCCGCCCCGGAGGCGGTCGAGGCCGTGCGGCAGGTGCTCGGTGAGGGCGGTGCGCCGGAGGTGCTCGCGCCGCAGGCCGCCGCGGTTCTCGGCGAGAGCGCGGACGAACAGCTGCGCGCCGACCCCTGGCAGTTGCTGCGGATCGCCGGTGTGCGGCCCGAGCAGGCCGACGGTTTCGCCCGGGCCCTGCTCGGAGCCGAGTGCGGCCCGGACGACGAGCGGCGGGGCCGGGCCGTCACCGGCTGGCTCCTGGAGCAGGCGGCGCTGGCCGGTCACACCGTCCTGGAGATGCCCGCACTCCTCGCGGCCCTCGCCCAGCGGGGCGTGCCGGAGCCCGACAGCGCCGTGCAGGGCGCGATCGCGGAGGGTGAGGTCCTGGTCTTCCAGGACGCCCTGGAAGGCGAGGCCGGTGCCCCTGCCCCGGCGGGCGGGGAAGGCGCGGAGGAGGACGAGGAGCGTCCGGTCCGTGTCCTGGTCGGGCTGGAGCGGTACGCGATGGCGGAGGAGAGCCTGGCCGACGGGCTGGCCCGGCTGGTCAACTCGGCGCCCAAGCAGGACGGTTCGGCCGAGGAGTGGGAGCGGGCCGCCGCCGCGGCCCAGGGCTCGGCTGCGGAGCTGATCCGCGCGGTCGCCGGACAGGGCCTGGTGCTGCACACCGGCGGGGAGGCGTCCCTGGCCGAGCCCGCGGCCCTGCTGACCGCCGCGCGCTCGCTCGGCCTGCGGGGCTGGGCGGCCACGCACGGCCCGATCGGCCGCAACCGTTTCGCGGCTCTGTTGCGGCGGTCCGGCCAGGCTGCGGAGGCCCCGGGACAGGCCGAAGAGGCACCCGCCGACTCCCCCGTCGCCACCGTCTCCGGGCTGCTCGCCGGCCTCGAAGGGCCCGGCCGGGACACGGAGGGGGCCCTCGATCTCGATCTGCTGGTCGTGCTCGACGCGCCCCAGCTGGATGTCGAGACGGCGGCTCTGCTGACCGAGTCGCTGCCGGACGGGGCGCGGCTGGTGCTGGCCGGCGATCCGGCGGTGCTGTGGTCCGCTGGGCCGGGGCGGGTGCTCGCGGATCTGCTCGCGGCGCGGATCTGCCCCCAAGTGGCCTCGCGCCGGCCGGATCCGGGGCCGTTGGGCGAGTTGGTCTCCGGTATCGGCATCGGCGAGCTGAACCAGGTCGAGGCGCCCGGCAAGGAGGTCGTGATCGTGCCGGTGCGGGACGCGGGCGAGGCAGTGCACCGGACGGTGCAGCTCGTCGCGGACTCGGTGCCGCGCGCGATCGGGGTACCGGCCGAGGAGACCCAGGTGATCACCCCCGGGCACGGCGGGGCCGTCGGGACGCGTGCGCTCAACGCGGCGCTGAAGGAACGGCTCAATCCGGGCCCGGGCCGCTTCGGCGGCTTCGACCCCGGTGACCGGATCGTCCACTCCCCCGCCCCGGGGCGTGCGCTGCCGGGCCGTGTGGTGACGGCGGACGCCGAGGGGCTGCATCTGTCGTGCGAGGGCGAGCCCGTCGTCGTACCGAGGGAGCGGGTGGAGCAGTCCGTGCGGCACGGGTGGGCGCTGACCGCGCACCAGGCTGTGGGGAGCCGGTGGCCCGCGGTGGTCGTGGTGCTGCCCGGTGATGCGGCGCAGGCTCTCAGCCGGCCGTGGGTGTACACGGCGTTCGGGCGGGCCGACCGTCATCTGTCCGTGGTGCACGGGGTGGAGCAGGCGCTTCCCCGGGCCGTGGCCGAGGTTCCGGCGAAGCCGCGGACGACGCGGCTGCCGGTGCTGCTCGGGCCGCAGATCAGCGGCACGTGACGGGGGTGGTGGTCATGGGCCCGGGCCCATGACCACCACCCCCGTGGCTGTCGGCGTGCGCGCTCAGCGGCGGTCCGCGTCCAGCGGCTCCAGGTCCTCGTCCTCGTCGAGGTCGCTGTCGAGCTCGTCCTCCAGCCCGTCCGTGTCCTCGTCATCTTCGTCATCGATGTCGTCGATCTCGTCGTCGAAGACGGCGCTGACGTCGAAGCGGCAGACCACCTGCTGCGGGTCGACCTGCTCGAACGGTGCCTCCAGCCACTCGCCGGGCTCGGCCGGTTCGTCCGCCGCCGTCACCCAGAGCGTGGAGTCGCCCTCCTCCAGCCCGAACTCCTTGTGCCGGGAGGCGATCTCGTCGGGCTCGAACTCGCCGAAGAGCAGTCCGAGCGCGCCGTGCACCGTCCCGGAGGCCGGGGCACCGTCCTCGCCCTCCGCCGCCTCGATCCGCTGTGCCTGCGCCAGCAGCCGCTGGGGTTCGGCGACGGCGTAGTCACGGCGGATCAGTACGCTCAGCGCGTTCGGTTCCTCGGGACCCGCGTACGGGGGCAGCGCGTCCTCCGCACCGGGGATCTCGAAGGGGGTGACCTCGTCGTAGCGGTCGTAGAGCAGTTCGTCGTACACCTCTGCGGCCGCGGCGAGCTGGTTGAACGCCTCGTAGACGGCCGGGTCGTCCTCCCCCGACCTGCGTTCGACCGCGGCCAGGTGGCGGTCGAGCGCGGTCTTGACCGCCTCGGCGGCGGCGCGTACCTCGGCAGCGGTGGACTGCGCAGCATCAGACATAGTGCAGACGCTATCCGTACCAGGCCCCAGCCCGCACAATAGATGCGATGCCGGAATACGAATTTGTCGACGTGTACGTACCTCGCGGGGTCTCCCGCAAGGAAACGGCACGTCTGCTGACGGACCACGCGGAGTACGGACACTGGGAGTTGTACCGTCTGAGCCTGCTGCGCGACGGCAGCCGCAAGGTGCGGTTGCGCCGGCGGATCATCCGCCAGGTGCGGGCCACGTGGTGAGCTGGGACGGGGCACGGGAAGAAGGCGCATGACGGAGCGGGCCCCGCATCGGCGGGGCCCGCTCCGTTTGCGGGGGGTGTCAGGCGGAGGCGCGCGCCTTGCGGTAGAGGATCACGCCCGCGAGCAGCGCGCCCGCGCCGGCCGGGAGGGCGAAGCCGAGCGGCAGGTCGCTGCCGGTGCTGGCGAGCTGGGATTCGCCCTCGGGCTGGGTGACGAACTGGGCGCCCGGCTTGTTGCCGTGCGAGGAGCCGCCCGGGGTCTCGCCATCGGTGGAGGGCGGGGTGCCCGGAGTGCCGGGGTCACCAGGGTTGCCCGGGGTACCGGGCTCACCCGGATTGCCGGGATTCCCCGGATTGCCAGGGTTCCCCGGGTCACCGGGGTTGCCGGGCTCACCCGGATTGCCAGGGTTCCCCGGGTCGCCGGGGTTGCCGGGGTTCCCCGGCTGGCCCGGCTCCTGGCCGCCCGGCGGGGTGCCGTGCTGTCCGCCGCCGCCGTTGGAGCAGTCGTTGCCCGTGCTGGGGTTGCCGACGCCGATGACGTCGACGCTGTTGCCGCAGACGTTCACCGGCACGTGGACCGGCACCTGGACGTTGTTGCCCGAGCCGACGCCGGGTGAGTCGGTGGCGTGCCCGCTCGCCTGGGAGCCGCCCTTGCCGCCGTGTTCGCCGTATCCCCCCGACGACGGTCCACCGCCCTGGTTGGCGCACGAGTTGCCCACCGACGGGTTGAGCACGCCGACGACGTTGACCGTGTTCCCGCACACGTTGACCGGTACGTGCACCGGCGCCTGCACCGAGTTTCCGGACAGCACGCCGGGCGAGCCCGACGCCGAGCCCTGGGCGCCCGAGTCGGCGTGAGCGGAACCGCCCGCGGCGGCGATCACGCCTGTCGCGGCCGCCACGGTCATCAGACCCTTGCGGGTGACCTGTCGCATTTACTGAATACCTGCCTTCGACCCTGTCTCGAATTCTTCTCGAATTCCCCGAAAGAAGCGTTCGGTCCCGGGGCGCATGGCACGCACTCCGGGACCGATGGCTTTGGAACTCCCCTCAGCGAGGGGGAAGCATCACTTGTTGATGCAGGTGTTGCCGAAGGCGGGGTTCAGCAGCCCGATCACGGAGACCGTGTTGCCGCAGACGTTCACCGGGACGTGAACGGGCACCTGGACAACGTTGCCGGACAGGACTCCCGGGGAGTGCGCGGCGACGCCCTGAGCACCCGAGTCGGCGACGGCCATGCCCGCGCTCGCGAGAACCAGCCCACCGGTGGCAGCCGCAGCAGCGACGACCTTCTTGATCATTATTCCTCCTAGTTGGCAAAGCGACCCATCTTGCGATCGCATTACCTGTAACGAGGAGGGAGTAATGAGGCTACGAGCTTATCGTCGCATTCACTCTTCCCAGTCGATTCCGTACGCGCGACCGAATACCGGCGTTTCGCAGGGGCGGCTCAGGACAGGTCGATGAAGCGGTCGAGCACCCGCACGCCGAACTGCAGGCCCTCCACCGGCACCCGCTCGTCCACGCCGTGGAACATGCCGGCGAAGTCCAGCTCCGGCGGCAGCTTCAGCGGCACGAAGCCGAAGCCCCGGATGCCCAGGTCGTCGAAGGACTTCGCGTCCGTTCCGCCGGAGAGCATGTAGGGGATCGCCTTGGCGGTCGGGTCCTCGGCGAGCAGCGCGGACTGCATCGCCCCCACGAGCGCCCCGTCGAAGGTGGTCTCGACGGCCTTGTCGGCGTGGACGTCCTCACGGCGCACGTTCGGGCCGAGGATCCGGTCGAGGTCGGCGAGGAACTCCTCCTCGTGTCCGGGCAGGAACCGCCCGTCGACGTGGGCGGTCGCCTCGCCGGGGATGACGTTGACCTTGTAACCGGCGCCGAGCTGCGTCGGGTTGGCCGTGTTGCTCAGGGTCGCGCCGATGAACTTGGCGATGCCGCCGAGCCTGACGAGGGTCGACTCCATGTCCTCCGGGTCGAGTTCGGTGCCGAGGGCGTCGCCGAGCTCGTCGAGGAAGGCGCGGGTGGTCTTGGTGACCCGCACCGGGAACTTGTGCCGCCCGAGCCGCGCGACGGCCTCCGACAGCTCGGTGATCGCGTTGTCCCGGTGGATCATCGATCCGTGCCCGGCGGTGCCGGCCACGGTGAGCTTCATCCAGTGCATGCCCTTCTCGGCCGTCTGGATCATGTAGAGCCGCCGCTGCTCGCTGACGGTGAACGAGAACCCGCCCACCTCGCTGATCGCCTCGGTGACGCCCTCGAACAGGTCCGGGTGGTTGCGCACGAGGTGCTTGGCGCCGTAGGTGCCGCCGGCCTCCTCGTCCGCGAGGAACGCGAGGACGATGTCGCGCGGGGGCTTGCGCCCGCTGCGCAGCCGGTCGCGGACGACCGCGAGGGTCATCGCGTCCATATCCTTCATGTCGACGGCCCCGCGGCCCCAGACGCAGCCGTCGGCGACCTCGCCGGAGAAGGGGTGGTGGGTCCAGTCGTCCGCGTTGGCCGGTACGACGTCGGTGTGGCCGTGGATGAGGAGCGCGGGCCGGGAGGGGTCCTCGCCCTCGATCCGGGCGACCGTGGAAGCGCGGCCCGGGTGGGACTCGAAGATCTGCGGTTCGAGCCCGACCTCGGCGAGCTTCTCGGCGACGTACTCCGCCGCCTTGCGCTCGCCCGGACCCGAGTGGTCGCCGTAGTTGCTGGTGTCGATCTGGATCAGCTCGCGGCAGAGGTCCACGACCTCGTCCTCGCCGGTGACGCTCCTGGCCGTGTCCGTCTCGCTCACGTGCTTCCTCCCGGTGTCACTGCTGGTGGGTCCCCCTCATCCTCCCTCTCCCCGGCCCGCACCCCAAGAGCGCTCCCGGCCCGTCACACGCCGTTCACGCCTCGCCGGGGTGCCGCCGGGGGGTGATCGGCCACCCCGGAAAGCCTGGTAATGTTTACGTCGTCGCCGCGGGGAGAACCCACGCGACAGACACCTTGTCCGGGTGGCGGAATGGCAGACGCGCTAGCTTGAGGTGCTAGTGCCCTTTATCGGGCGTGGGGGTTCAAGTCCCCCCTCGGACACATGAGGCTGAGGGCCGTGACCGCGAGGTCACGGCCCTCAGGCGTTTTGCGGAGAGGTGACCATGACCAGGCGTTCCTGCCCCTGCGGGCTCCCTCAGCCCTACGAGGCGTGCTGCGGCCGCTATCACTCCGGAGCCGCCGCCGCGCCGACCGCCGAGGCGCTGATGCGGTCGCGGTACTGCGCCTTCGTGAAGGGGGACGCCGGGTATCTGCTGCGGACCTGGCATCCGCGGACACGGCCCGGGACGCTGGAGCTGGATCCGGGGATGCGGTGGACCGGGCTGGAGATCCTGGGGACGGGCGGCGGGTCCGCGTTCCACTCCGCCGGGACGGTGGAGTTCCGGGCGTCGTACCGGGGCGGGTCCCTGCACGAGCGGAGCAGTTTCGAGCGGGTCGACGGGGCGTGGGTCTACGTCGACGGGGAGTTCCCGGCCTAGCCGTTGCTACGGCGCCAGGATGTCGAGTTCCTGGAGGGCGCCGACCGTGATCTCGCGGGTCAGCCGCTCCGCCCGGGCGGCATCGCCCGCGCGGACCGCCTCGGCGACCTGGACGTGCAGGGTGACGGCGGCCGGGTCGGGGTCCTCGAACATCACGTCGTGCTGCGTGCGGCCGGTCAGGACCTCCGCGACGACGTCGCCGAGGCGGGCGAACATCTCGTTGCCGGAGGCGGCCAGGATGACGCGGTGGAAGGCCACGTCGTGGAGGAGGTACCCCTCCAGTTTGTGACCGCGTGAGTGGGCGACCATGCCGAGGGCGCACTCGGTGAGCTCTGCGCACTGCTCGGATGTGGCATGCCGGGCGGCGAGGCCCGCCGCGACGGGTTCGATCGCCGAGCGCAGCACCGTGAGGGACCGCAGTTGCCCGGGGCGGTCGGCGCCGGCCAGGCGCCAGCGGATGACCTGTGGGTCGTAGACGTTCCACTCGGACTTCGGACGGACCGTCACGCCGACGCGGCGGCGGGATTCGACCAGGTACATGGACTCCAGGACACGGACCGCCTCGCGCATCACGGAGCGCGACACGTCGAAACGCTGGGCGAGCTCGTCGGTGCGCAGGACGCTGCCCGGCGGGTACTCCCCCGCCGTGATCTCGGGGCCGAGGGTGTCCAGTACATGGCCGTGCAGGCCCCGGCCCGGTGTGCTCATGCACTCAGCGTACGGGGTAGATCACGGAGACAAAAAGTCAGACTTATTGAGCACGACCTCTTGAATTCGTCGTACCTAATGGGTTTCAGTTGCGTCGACATCAGGTGTCGACCTCGGACAGCAGACAGTGAGGCAGCGATGAACACCCCCCACGTCGTCGTGGTCATGGGCGTAGCGGGCACCGGCAAGACCACCATCGGTCCCCTGCTCGCGGCCCGGCTCGGCGTTCCGTACGCCGAGGGCGACGACTTCCACCCGCCGGCCAACATCGCCAAGATGTCGGCCGGTACCCCGCTCACCGACGAGGACCGCCTGCCCTGGCTCGACGCCATCGGCGCGTGGGCGCAGGGGCGGGCCCGGCTCGGCGGGGTGGTCAGCTGCTCGGCACTGAAGCGGTCGTACCGCGACCGGCTGCGGGCCGCCGCGCCCGGCGTGGTCTTCGTGCATCTCACGGGTGACCGCGCGCTGATCGAGGACCGGATGTCGCACCGGCAGGGGCACTTCATGCCCACGGCGCTGCTCGACTCCCAGTTCGCCACGCTCCAGCCCCTCGCGGCGGACGAGGCGGGGGTCGGGGTGGACGTCGCGGGCGGCCCGGAGGAGATCACCGAGCGGGCGGCACACGCCCTGCGGGAACTCCCCGAGCCCGTCCAGTAGCCCCTGGCGGCCCTGCCGCTCCCCCTACTCCCCCAACGCAAGGGAACTCACCCCCGTGACCAGACTCAGCGTCGAGATGCTGGCAGCGGACGCACCCGAGCCGATCACCTCGGCCGGCCACGCTCAGCTGGGCATCGCCGTCCTGGCGGGCATCGCCGTCATCGTCCTGCTCATCACGAAGTTCAAGCTGCACGCCTTCCTGGCACTGACCATCGGGTCACTGACGCTCGGCGCGATCGCCGGGGCGCCGCTGGACAAGGTGCTCACCAGCTTCAGCGCCGGCCTCGGCACCACGGTCGCCGGCGTCGGTGTGCTGATCGCCCTCGGGGCGATCCTCGGCAAGATGCTCGCCGACTCCGGCGGCGCCGACCAGATCGTCGACACCATCCTCGACCGGGCCGGCGGACGGTCGATGCCGTGGGCGATGGTGCTGATCGCCTCCGTGATCGGCCTGCCGCTGTTCTTCGAGGTCGGCATCGTGCTGCTGATCCCGGTCGTGCTGATGGTCGCCAAGCGCGGCAACTACTCGCTGATGCGCATCGGCATCCCGGCGCTCGCGGGTCTGTCCGTGATGCACGGCCTCGTGCCGCCGCACCCCGGTCCGCTGGTCGCGATCGACGCGGTCGGCGCCGACCTCGGCATCACCCTGGCGCTCGGTGTCCTCGTCGCCATCCCCACCGTGATCATCGCCGGTCCGGTGTTCTCGAAGTACGCGGCCCGCTGGGTCGACGTCCCCGCACCCGAGAAGATGATCCCGCAGCGCGCCTCCGAGGAGCTCGACAAGCGCCCCGGCTTCGGCGCCACGCTCTTCACGGTCCTGCTGCCGGTGATCCTCATGCTGGCCAAGGCGCTCGTCGACATCGTCATCGACGACCCGGAGAACCTCGTCCAGCGCGTCTTCGACGTGATCGGTGCGCCGATGATCGCGCTGCTCGCCTCGGTGCTGGTCGGCATCTTCACGCTGCTGCGGCCCGCCGGGTTCTCCAAGGAGCGGATATCGCCGCTCGTCGAGAAGAGCCTCATGCCCATCGCGGGCATCCTGCT contains these protein-coding regions:
- a CDS encoding aldo/keto reductase yields the protein MEQRHLGRTGLRVSRIGLGTLTWGRGTDEHDAADLMKTFWEAGGTLVDTADVYGDGDAEYLLGRLMDGLVPRRDLVISTKAGSIPDPERRFDGSRGHLLSALDGSLSRLGTDYVDLWHVHAFDPDTPLEETLQALDLAVSSGRARYAAVSNFCGWQLASAATWQLAAPGTRTRLAGTQLEYSLLQRGVEREVLPAALELGIGLLPSSPLGRGVLTGKYRGDTMPPDSRGASEHLAPFVAPYLDDTAGRIVDAVATAADGLAVTPLQVALAWVRDRPGVAAPIVGARNAQQLTAALSVETLSLPDEICRALDDVSAPVHRYPDHDWSTL
- a CDS encoding helix-hairpin-helix domain-containing protein — encoded protein: MSTEPETTEDAEPGLPGAENTSAGGTGAGGGEIRDGETGGGETGAGRPASEEEAPADTGQAADLENAPADTRQAASAEGDPAGPRQAAGPENAPAAETGQAASEEGSPASTGQAADAEGGDAGTPQVSEAEAELRAQQAERERIEQRKAEKKAPIASGTKLSGKAADLLAAVRAVESGEKPSATVFEEPRPAPRRSAPEPERRPRPVAPEPVSAPAGPAPEAVEAVRQVLGEGGAPEVLAPQAAAVLGESADEQLRADPWQLLRIAGVRPEQADGFARALLGAECGPDDERRGRAVTGWLLEQAALAGHTVLEMPALLAALAQRGVPEPDSAVQGAIAEGEVLVFQDALEGEAGAPAPAGGEGAEEDEERPVRVLVGLERYAMAEESLADGLARLVNSAPKQDGSAEEWERAAAAAQGSAAELIRAVAGQGLVLHTGGEASLAEPAALLTAARSLGLRGWAATHGPIGRNRFAALLRRSGQAAEAPGQAEEAPADSPVATVSGLLAGLEGPGRDTEGALDLDLLVVLDAPQLDVETAALLTESLPDGARLVLAGDPAVLWSAGPGRVLADLLAARICPQVASRRPDPGPLGELVSGIGIGELNQVEAPGKEVVIVPVRDAGEAVHRTVQLVADSVPRAIGVPAEETQVITPGHGGAVGTRALNAALKERLNPGPGRFGGFDPGDRIVHSPAPGRALPGRVVTADAEGLHLSCEGEPVVVPRERVEQSVRHGWALTAHQAVGSRWPAVVVVLPGDAAQALSRPWVYTAFGRADRHLSVVHGVEQALPRAVAEVPAKPRTTRLPVLLGPQISGT
- a CDS encoding DUF5703 family protein; this encodes MPEYEFVDVYVPRGVSRKETARLLTDHAEYGHWELYRLSLLRDGSRKVRLRRRIIRQVRATW
- a CDS encoding chaplin gives rise to the protein MRQVTRKGLMTVAAATGVIAAAGGSAHADSGAQGSASGSPGVLSGNSVQAPVHVPVNVCGNTVNVVGVLNPSVGNSCANQGGGPSSGGYGEHGGKGGSQASGHATDSPGVGSGNNVQVPVHVPVNVCGNSVDVIGVGNPSTGNDCSNGGGGQHGTPPGGQEPGQPGNPGNPGDPGNPGNPGEPGNPGDPGNPGNPGNPGNPGEPGTPGNPGDPGTPGTPPSTDGETPGGSSHGNKPGAQFVTQPEGESQLASTGSDLPLGFALPAGAGALLAGVILYRKARASA
- the chpH gene encoding chaplin ChpH; this encodes MIKKVVAAAAATGGLVLASAGMAVADSGAQGVAAHSPGVLSGNVVQVPVHVPVNVCGNTVSVIGLLNPAFGNTCINK
- a CDS encoding M20/M25/M40 family metallo-hydrolase encodes the protein MSETDTARSVTGEDEVVDLCRELIQIDTSNYGDHSGPGERKAAEYVAEKLAEVGLEPQIFESHPGRASTVARIEGEDPSRPALLIHGHTDVVPANADDWTHHPFSGEVADGCVWGRGAVDMKDMDAMTLAVVRDRLRSGRKPPRDIVLAFLADEEAGGTYGAKHLVRNHPDLFEGVTEAISEVGGFSFTVSEQRRLYMIQTAEKGMHWMKLTVAGTAGHGSMIHRDNAITELSEAVARLGRHKFPVRVTKTTRAFLDELGDALGTELDPEDMESTLVRLGGIAKFIGATLSNTANPTQLGAGYKVNVIPGEATAHVDGRFLPGHEEEFLADLDRILGPNVRREDVHADKAVETTFDGALVGAMQSALLAEDPTAKAIPYMLSGGTDAKSFDDLGIRGFGFVPLKLPPELDFAGMFHGVDERVPVEGLQFGVRVLDRFIDLS
- a CDS encoding YchJ family protein, translated to MTRRSCPCGLPQPYEACCGRYHSGAAAAPTAEALMRSRYCAFVKGDAGYLLRTWHPRTRPGTLELDPGMRWTGLEILGTGGGSAFHSAGTVEFRASYRGGSLHERSSFERVDGAWVYVDGEFPA
- a CDS encoding FadR/GntR family transcriptional regulator produces the protein MSTPGRGLHGHVLDTLGPEITAGEYPPGSVLRTDELAQRFDVSRSVMREAVRVLESMYLVESRRRVGVTVRPKSEWNVYDPQVIRWRLAGADRPGQLRSLTVLRSAIEPVAAGLAARHATSEQCAELTECALGMVAHSRGHKLEGYLLHDVAFHRVILAASGNEMFARLGDVVAEVLTGRTQHDVMFEDPDPAAVTLHVQVAEAVRAGDAARAERLTREITVGALQELDILAP
- a CDS encoding gluconokinase; the protein is MNTPHVVVVMGVAGTGKTTIGPLLAARLGVPYAEGDDFHPPANIAKMSAGTPLTDEDRLPWLDAIGAWAQGRARLGGVVSCSALKRSYRDRLRAAAPGVVFVHLTGDRALIEDRMSHRQGHFMPTALLDSQFATLQPLAADEAGVGVDVAGGPEEITERAAHALRELPEPVQ
- a CDS encoding GntP family permease encodes the protein MTRLSVEMLAADAPEPITSAGHAQLGIAVLAGIAVIVLLITKFKLHAFLALTIGSLTLGAIAGAPLDKVLTSFSAGLGTTVAGVGVLIALGAILGKMLADSGGADQIVDTILDRAGGRSMPWAMVLIASVIGLPLFFEVGIVLLIPVVLMVAKRGNYSLMRIGIPALAGLSVMHGLVPPHPGPLVAIDAVGADLGITLALGVLVAIPTVIIAGPVFSKYAARWVDVPAPEKMIPQRASEELDKRPGFGATLFTVLLPVILMLAKALVDIVIDDPENLVQRVFDVIGAPMIALLASVLVGIFTLLRPAGFSKERISPLVEKSLMPIAGILLIVGAGGGFKQTLIDTGVGQMVLDISQDWAIPALLLAWLIAVVIRLATGSATVATVSAAGLVAPLAADMSSTHAALLVLAIGAGSLFFSHVNDAGFWMVKEYFGLSVGQNIKTWSVMETIISVVAGGIVLLLSLVI